A single region of the Octopus bimaculoides isolate UCB-OBI-ISO-001 chromosome 6, ASM119413v2, whole genome shotgun sequence genome encodes:
- the LOC128248070 gene encoding uncharacterized protein LOC128248070: MGGNVGSGGGSCGAGSSGDVSVVGGVGGSGCNGSSVGGEGGGDGGGVGDGGSDGASSNGVRDEKSDVVRAGVGDGRLQAEGKLAAISSKSNKRSVVSQTKCPLPQVLASDPAIIDLPVICS; the protein is encoded by the exons ATGGGGGGTAATGTTGGTAGTGGCGGCGGTAGTTGCGGCGCTGGCAGCAGCGGTGACGTTAGCGTCGTTGGTGGAGTTGGCGGAAGTGGCTGCAATGGCAGCAGCGTCGGTGGTGAAGGCGGCGGCGACGGAGGTGGTGtcggtgatggtggcagtgatggtgcaAGTAGTAATGGTGTACGAGATGAGAAAAGTGATGTGGTTAGAGCTGGAGTTGGAG ACGGTAGGTTGCAAGCGGAGGGAAAATTGGCAGCTATTTCCAGCAAATCAAACAAGAGAAGTGTTGTTTCTCAGACTAAATGTCCTTTACCACAGGTATTGGCTTCAGATCCTGCAATAATTGACTTACCTGTCATCTGTTCGTAG